A part of Geothrix oryzae genomic DNA contains:
- the argB gene encoding acetylglutamate kinase: MPLSPNPYAALKEASRYVRLFRGKTFVVKVGGEVLTEPKIRKALCEQIALLWSFSIRVVVVHGGGAELDAVCKAMHIPVQKVAGRRVTSPEVLDAAKMVFAGQVHMDLLADLQAAGVPAVGLTGLDAGLLKASKRPPVAVVPDGATEPQLVDFGLVGDIDAVDPHVLSHLLDGGFVPVVAPLSGGEDGAIYNTNADTIASSLASALGAEKLFFLLSVPGLLKDVAKTSSLIPHATLDQLAAFEAKGIISGGMRPKAAAVKAAIQGGVPSVHLVSGLAPDALLAEVFTNEGSGTMIVAAQPATGSLAAPAGGAKP; this comes from the coding sequence ATGCCCCTGTCCCCCAATCCCTACGCCGCCCTCAAGGAAGCCTCCCGCTATGTCCGCCTGTTCCGCGGCAAGACCTTCGTGGTGAAGGTCGGGGGCGAGGTGCTGACGGAACCCAAGATCCGCAAGGCCCTCTGCGAGCAGATCGCCCTGCTCTGGTCCTTCTCCATCCGCGTGGTGGTGGTGCATGGCGGCGGGGCCGAGCTGGACGCCGTCTGCAAGGCCATGCACATCCCCGTGCAGAAGGTGGCGGGTCGCCGCGTGACGAGCCCCGAGGTGCTGGATGCCGCCAAGATGGTCTTCGCGGGCCAGGTCCACATGGACCTCCTGGCGGACCTGCAGGCCGCGGGGGTTCCCGCCGTGGGCCTCACGGGCCTCGATGCCGGCCTGCTGAAAGCCAGCAAGCGGCCGCCGGTGGCCGTGGTGCCGGACGGCGCCACCGAACCCCAGCTGGTGGACTTCGGCCTGGTGGGCGACATCGACGCCGTGGATCCCCATGTCCTCAGCCACCTGCTGGACGGCGGCTTCGTGCCCGTGGTGGCGCCCCTGTCCGGCGGCGAGGACGGCGCCATCTACAACACCAATGCCGACACCATCGCGTCGAGCCTGGCCTCGGCCCTGGGCGCCGAAAAGCTCTTCTTCCTGCTTTCCGTGCCGGGCCTGCTGAAGGATGTCGCCAAGACCTCCTCCCTCATTCCCCACGCCACCCTGGATCAGCTCGCGGCCTTCGAGGCCAAGGGCATCATCAGCGGCGGCATGCGGCCCAAGGCGGCGGCGGTGAAGGCGGCGATCCAGGGCGGCGTTCCCAGCGTCCACCTGGTCAGCGGCCTCGCGCCGGACGCCCTGCTGGCGGAGGTCTTCACCAACGAGGGCAGCGGGACGATGATCGTGGCCGCCCAGCCCGCCACCGGATCTTTGGCCGCGCCCGCCGGCGGAGCCAAGCCATGA
- a CDS encoding M20/M25/M40 family metallo-hydrolase, translated as MSPAELLTLLVGTPSVSGEEGPLADLVQSLVAAQGFEVHRQGNNLWFTFGKPGGSRLLLNSHLDTVPPSTGWEGDPFTPVWHGPRLQGLGANDAKGCVAAILLAAFELSKRPLEGEVVVALSAEEETGGQGIATILDQLGPLDGAVVGEPTGLRICAAQRGLLVLKCTARGQSGHVAHAQMLGAENAIHKAARDISRIAAMDFPAHPLLGSQKAQVTQIQGGLRRNQVPDACEFFIDLRTGPDQDHDELAADFQRQLESEVTLHSKRYLPKGTDPAHPIVRAALQAAGKAGPVGSGTTSDWAFLGDIPAVKAGPGDTFRSHRPNEYLTLPELESGAAFYASLVPAFFKMQVPHEA; from the coding sequence ATGAGCCCCGCCGAACTGCTGACGCTCCTGGTCGGCACGCCCAGCGTGTCCGGCGAGGAGGGCCCCCTGGCCGACCTCGTGCAGAGCCTGGTCGCGGCGCAGGGCTTCGAGGTCCACCGGCAGGGGAACAACCTCTGGTTCACCTTCGGGAAGCCGGGCGGGTCGCGCCTGCTGCTCAACTCGCACCTCGACACGGTGCCCCCCAGCACCGGCTGGGAGGGCGATCCCTTCACGCCCGTCTGGCACGGTCCGCGGCTTCAGGGCCTGGGCGCCAACGATGCCAAGGGCTGCGTGGCGGCCATCCTGTTGGCGGCCTTCGAGCTCTCGAAGCGGCCGTTGGAAGGCGAAGTCGTGGTGGCGCTCAGCGCCGAAGAGGAAACCGGAGGCCAGGGCATCGCCACCATCCTCGATCAGCTGGGCCCCCTCGATGGCGCCGTCGTGGGTGAACCCACGGGCCTGCGCATCTGCGCCGCCCAGCGGGGCCTGCTGGTGCTGAAGTGCACGGCCCGGGGCCAGAGCGGCCATGTGGCCCACGCCCAGATGCTGGGTGCCGAGAACGCCATCCACAAGGCGGCCCGGGACATCTCCAGGATCGCCGCCATGGACTTCCCGGCCCATCCGCTGCTGGGCTCCCAGAAGGCCCAGGTCACGCAGATCCAGGGCGGGTTGCGGCGCAACCAGGTGCCGGATGCCTGCGAGTTCTTCATCGACCTCCGCACGGGACCCGACCAGGACCACGACGAGCTGGCCGCCGACTTCCAGCGCCAGTTGGAAAGCGAAGTGACCCTGCACTCCAAGCGCTACCTCCCCAAGGGCACCGATCCCGCCCATCCCATCGTCCGCGCGGCCCTGCAGGCCGCCGGCAAGGCGGGGCCCGTGGGCTCGGGCACGACCTCGGACTGGGCCTTCCTCGGCGACATCCCGGCCGTGAAAGCGGGGCCCGGCGACACCTTCCGCAGCCACCGGCCCAACGAATACCTGACCCTCCCCGAACTCGAGTCCGGCGCCGCCTTTTACGCCTCTCTCGTCCCGGCTTTCTTCAAGATGCAGGTGCCGCATGAGGCCTGA